A genomic stretch from Bradyrhizobium quebecense includes:
- a CDS encoding alkaline phosphatase family protein codes for MRLWGAIPALAVVAGAVAISPVANAENLVEKIIDEFKHEVRDELRDLRDRGHEGVHQYKHIVVIYQENHSFDNLYGHWGDVGRDRINGTSDADQAHTLQVRQDNQTVYACLLQTDVNLTSPSPQPTTCTDNTGSVAILSAFKNKPFEINDFIPTSATTCPKPLGSFAAHGFLNGTGAPGGCTEDIVHRFYSEQYQLNGGRQNRYVTGSDAAGLVMGYYDTKKLPIYTYLHGHGAPNYVIADSFFQGAFGGSFLNHQFLVAAAAPQFVGALNDGSANDFHSIVDANGMPTSTPLYTPVSTVKDAQLTAKCNQTGLPAGLACGDYAVNTTQPTYQPYSPGTPDIKRLPPLHTPNIGDRLSAKHVDWAWYSGGWSNANGDVGASGWTNGNGTTCTDPNHLSTAVFPNCPDVDFQFHHQALNYFASYAPGTQARRDHLKDEAEFIQAAKNGRLKQVSFIKPIGEENEHPGYTSESEGSQHLVDLVKAIVEGPDGKDTLIVITYDEFGGQWDHVPPPPHNRRGAEARAADQWGPGTRVPALLIAKRFNKSGVAHEDFDTTSILRLLEKRFDLDPLVTRPVRSLSAALKAGEGWH; via the coding sequence ATGCGGCTTTGGGGAGCCATTCCGGCGCTCGCAGTTGTTGCTGGCGCCGTTGCCATCTCACCGGTGGCAAACGCCGAGAATTTGGTCGAAAAGATCATTGATGAGTTCAAGCACGAGGTCAGGGACGAGCTGCGTGACCTGCGCGACCGCGGCCATGAAGGTGTGCATCAGTACAAGCACATCGTCGTCATCTACCAGGAGAACCACAGCTTCGATAACCTCTATGGACACTGGGGCGATGTCGGCCGTGACCGGATCAATGGGACTTCCGACGCCGATCAAGCGCATACGCTGCAGGTCCGGCAGGACAACCAGACCGTCTATGCCTGTCTGTTGCAGACTGACGTCAACCTGACCTCTCCGTCGCCGCAGCCGACGACCTGCACCGACAATACGGGCTCGGTCGCGATCCTCAGCGCCTTCAAGAACAAGCCGTTCGAGATCAACGACTTCATCCCGACCTCGGCGACCACCTGTCCCAAGCCGCTCGGGTCTTTTGCGGCGCACGGCTTCCTCAACGGCACCGGCGCGCCCGGCGGCTGCACCGAGGACATCGTGCATCGCTTCTATAGCGAGCAGTACCAGCTCAACGGCGGCCGGCAGAACCGCTACGTAACCGGCAGCGACGCCGCAGGTCTGGTGATGGGCTACTACGACACCAAGAAGCTGCCGATCTACACCTATCTCCACGGCCATGGCGCGCCGAACTATGTGATCGCCGACAGCTTCTTCCAGGGCGCCTTCGGTGGCTCGTTCCTCAACCACCAGTTCCTGGTCGCGGCGGCGGCGCCGCAGTTCGTCGGTGCCTTGAACGACGGCAGCGCCAATGACTTCCACTCCATCGTCGACGCCAACGGCATGCCGACCAGCACGCCGCTCTACACGCCGGTCTCCACCGTGAAGGATGCGCAGCTGACCGCGAAATGCAACCAGACCGGCCTGCCGGCCGGCCTCGCCTGCGGCGACTATGCGGTCAACACCACGCAGCCGACCTATCAGCCCTATTCGCCGGGCACTCCAGACATCAAGCGCCTGCCGCCGCTGCACACGCCGAACATCGGCGATCGGCTGTCGGCGAAGCATGTTGACTGGGCCTGGTATTCGGGCGGCTGGTCGAACGCCAATGGCGATGTCGGCGCGTCCGGCTGGACCAACGGCAATGGCACGACCTGCACCGATCCGAATCACCTCTCCACGGCGGTGTTCCCGAATTGCCCGGATGTGGACTTCCAGTTCCATCATCAGGCGCTCAACTACTTCGCCAGCTACGCGCCGGGAACGCAGGCCCGCAGGGATCACCTGAAGGATGAGGCGGAGTTCATCCAGGCGGCGAAGAACGGCCGGTTGAAGCAGGTCAGCTTCATCAAGCCGATCGGCGAGGAGAACGAGCATCCGGGCTACACCAGCGAATCCGAAGGCAGCCAGCATCTCGTCGATCTCGTCAAGGCGATCGTCGAAGGGCCGGATGGCAAGGACACGCTGATCGTCATCACCTATGACGAATTCGGCGGACAGTGGGACCACGTTCCGCCCCCGCCGCACAACCGCCGCGGTGCCGAGGCCCGTGCTGCGGACCAGTGGGGCCCGGGCACCCGCGTTCCGGCGCTGCTGATCGCCAAGCGTTTCAACAAGTCGGGCGTCGCGCATGAGGACTTCGACACCACGTCGATCCTCCGGCTGCTCGAGAAGCGCTTCGATCTCGATCCGCTGGTGACGCGCCCGGTGCGTAGCCTCTCGGCGGCGCTGAAGGCCGGCGAGGGCTGGCACTGA
- a CDS encoding DUF5801 repeats-in-toxin domain-containing protein, which translates to MVGVVHTAFGCGTIARARGIALQAVAGDPVCQGDVIEIAAGGRVEIRLIDGTVLNLPTGTRLELGDLARNLAHDSASAPGLFAKARSIFRIIGSRLTGSAVLTADTPVGPVRASGLGMLTFAALTFSLLENARAAEPNVTFLDDDTINYKDLHHGVFELVTKEAIPRHIVVDDPGVTIILSPRGSSVGVNQVTNSPAHMEELRDAQQQTLGNYAKGIWAKGSGMPTQDGSSLLQPINFSEPDPPLVPNQLGPLPQTVLPFIVFLTPPPRAPILNLGAAPTEDDTPAFDKFNVASGTFSAISFDGALTFGVSGGVAGNTVLGQRTYNISSVGAFGTLYLNSSSGAYTFVPNNNAINALKVNAIQSFIITVTDGSLSTSESFNITIIGVDDASIISGVTSGSVVGVAGVSGTSPGLFIATGMLTDTDVDDPANTFTAVATPTASAGGYGSFTITTAGAWTYTLDIANSTIQGLKVGDVLTDSFTVTTIGGTPEIITITIHGPLIGAGTAPSLTLSETHLTATALGDNIAGSAPNAALTTISADFSAAFNTANGLSGTTVSYEMTIAGGNGAASGLIDSHTGLADLLVLNGTTIEGRVGAIDGTLAFTIALDPVTGRVTFTEYRAVKQPLGTSPDTGEGAALATGAVTLYAIVTNDAGELQFVTLDLGSRLTITDDGPSIRTNQTIPSLTLSETHLTPTALDDNIAGSAPDAALMTTSADFSAAFSPVQGADGATIRYALAIAGGNGTASGLTDSHTGLADVLVLNGNTIEGHVGTTGGTLAFTITLDPATGRVTFTDYRAVSQPFGTDPDGGEAVSLTAGIVSLIATITDNDGDFQSARLDLGSRLSISDDGPTIKTNGTAPSLTLSESHLTATPLDDNIAGSAPDLTLTTTSADFSTAFTSIQGADGATIRYALTITGGNGTASGLIDSHTGLADVLVLNGNTIEGHVGTTTGTLAFSVVLNPVTGQVTFTEYRAVKQSADGSGEGVTLCAGVVNLVTTITDKDGDFQNASLDLGTQLTITGDSPSINTNGTTPSLTLSETHLTATAFDDNIAGSAPNAGLTTTSADFSTAFSSVQGANGATIGYALTITGGNGTASGLTDSHTGLADMLVLNGNTVEGHVGGTSGALAFTITVNPATGLVTFTEYRAVKQPLGTSPDNGEGIALGTGLVNLVATITDNDGNFQSASLDLGTQLTMTDDGPSIRANGTTPSLSLSETHLTATVFDDNIAGSVPNAAQTTTSTNFSTAFTSVQGADGATIAYALAIASGDGTASGLIDSHTGLADLLVLNGNTIEGHVGATNGTLAFTITIDPATGLVTFTEYRAVKQPFGTSPDGGEGVALAAGIVGLTATITDKDGDFQSASLDLGTQLTITDDGPSIRANGATPSLSLSETHLTATVFDDNIAGSVPNAALTTTSTNFSTAFTSVQGADGATINYALTITGGSGTASGLVDSHTGLTDLLVLNGNTIEGHVGAINGTLAFTITIDPVTGLVTFTEYRAVKQPLGSSPDSGEGVTLGAGLVNLVATITDKDGDFQSTSLDLGTQLTITDDGPSITANGRTPSLTLSETHLTATTLDDNVAGSAPDASQTMTSADFSTAFTSVQGADGASIGYALTISGGDGTLSGLIDSHTGLADVLVLNGDTIEGHVGSTTGTLAFAIEVDPATGLVTFTEFRAVTQPLGSSPDAGEGVALAAGTVHLVATITDKDGDFQSASLDLGKQLTITDDGPTIGGFPDTDISGQDNQIVNGTYNINFGADGDGAMFVGIHNGAVGSTGYDLATSSLGGGITSVHVTGNGDDYTFYYSTHALSGGVELDAYLADSGGLLADPYFKLMINPDGTYSFDLESVDVLKQVTVTGSTFGASGGGTPSLTAPDGELVITGSSSSGQALDVKASNNGIAVGDTGLSMDPAEQLNLAFSQEQPQISFIFTQWQGNGTASVIFKVLDGNADVHDFNIDVPKPSGGTTNVVVQETTDASLLDTFKFDSTTTTYTLYVGTAFNKVQVDYDHAASGNATFTVNNITYNEKTTIPSTDLLFDVSATDRDGDTAATSLQVDIHGLTTGAATAMLGVQHDLIV; encoded by the coding sequence GTGGTAGGCGTTGTTCATACGGCGTTCGGCTGCGGCACCATTGCGCGTGCGCGCGGCATCGCCCTTCAAGCCGTGGCCGGCGATCCCGTTTGCCAGGGAGACGTCATCGAGATCGCAGCCGGCGGGCGGGTCGAAATCCGCCTGATCGATGGCACAGTGCTCAACCTGCCGACCGGCACCCGGCTCGAGCTGGGCGACCTGGCCCGGAATTTGGCCCATGACTCAGCCAGCGCGCCGGGTCTGTTCGCAAAAGCCAGAAGCATCTTCCGCATCATCGGTAGCCGGCTGACAGGGTCAGCCGTCCTCACCGCGGACACGCCTGTTGGCCCCGTTCGGGCCAGCGGCCTCGGCATGCTCACATTCGCGGCGCTGACGTTCTCGCTCCTGGAGAACGCGCGGGCTGCGGAGCCGAACGTCACGTTCCTGGATGACGACACCATCAACTACAAGGACCTCCACCACGGTGTGTTCGAGTTGGTGACCAAGGAGGCGATCCCCAGACACATCGTCGTCGACGATCCCGGCGTGACGATCATCTTGAGCCCCAGAGGGTCGTCGGTCGGGGTGAACCAGGTCACGAACAGCCCTGCTCACATGGAGGAGTTGCGGGACGCCCAGCAGCAGACGCTTGGCAACTACGCGAAAGGAATCTGGGCCAAAGGGTCCGGCATGCCCACCCAGGATGGGTCGTCGCTGCTGCAGCCGATCAATTTTTCCGAGCCAGACCCGCCGCTGGTGCCAAATCAGCTCGGGCCGCTACCGCAGACCGTCCTCCCGTTCATCGTGTTCCTCACCCCACCGCCGAGAGCGCCGATACTGAACCTCGGAGCAGCGCCGACTGAAGACGATACCCCTGCGTTTGACAAATTCAATGTGGCAAGCGGCACCTTCTCCGCCATCAGTTTCGACGGCGCGCTGACCTTCGGCGTCAGCGGCGGCGTTGCCGGCAACACGGTGCTGGGTCAGAGGACCTACAACATCTCGAGCGTCGGAGCATTCGGCACGCTCTATCTCAACAGCTCGTCCGGTGCCTATACCTTCGTTCCGAACAATAATGCGATCAACGCCCTGAAGGTCAACGCGATCCAGAGCTTCATCATCACGGTAACCGACGGTTCGCTCTCGACCAGTGAAAGCTTCAACATCACCATTATCGGTGTCGACGACGCTTCCATCATTTCCGGCGTCACAAGCGGCTCGGTCGTCGGCGTGGCGGGCGTCAGCGGAACCTCGCCGGGCCTGTTCATCGCGACCGGCATGCTCACCGACACCGATGTCGACGATCCTGCCAACACCTTCACGGCGGTCGCCACGCCGACGGCGAGCGCGGGCGGCTATGGCTCGTTCACGATCACGACGGCCGGCGCGTGGACCTACACGCTCGACATCGCCAACAGCACCATCCAGGGCCTCAAGGTCGGCGATGTCCTGACCGACAGTTTCACGGTGACCACGATCGGCGGTACCCCCGAGATCATCACGATCACCATCCACGGCCCGCTGATCGGGGCCGGAACGGCGCCGTCGCTGACGCTGAGCGAGACACATCTGACGGCAACGGCGCTGGGCGACAACATCGCCGGCTCGGCGCCGAACGCGGCGTTGACGACGATTTCGGCCGACTTCTCGGCTGCTTTCAACACCGCAAATGGCTTGAGCGGCACGACGGTCAGCTATGAAATGACGATCGCCGGCGGTAACGGCGCCGCTTCTGGCCTGATCGACTCGCATACCGGCCTGGCCGACCTGCTGGTATTGAACGGCACCACCATCGAAGGCCGCGTCGGCGCGATCGACGGTACGCTGGCTTTCACCATCGCGCTCGATCCGGTGACGGGGCGCGTGACTTTCACCGAATACCGCGCGGTAAAGCAGCCGCTCGGCACCAGCCCGGACACCGGAGAAGGCGCGGCACTCGCGACCGGAGCCGTGACCCTGTACGCGATCGTCACCAACGACGCCGGCGAACTTCAGTTCGTGACCCTCGATCTCGGCAGCCGGTTGACCATCACCGACGACGGCCCGAGCATCCGGACGAACCAAACGATTCCGTCGCTGACTTTGAGTGAGACGCATCTGACGCCAACGGCGCTCGATGACAACATCGCCGGCTCCGCACCGGACGCGGCGCTGATGACGACCTCAGCCGATTTCTCGGCGGCGTTCAGCCCGGTTCAAGGCGCGGATGGTGCGACGATCCGCTATGCGTTGGCGATCGCCGGCGGCAACGGCACGGCCTCGGGGCTGACCGACTCGCACACCGGCCTCGCCGACGTGCTGGTTCTGAACGGCAACACCATCGAAGGCCATGTCGGCACGACCGGCGGCACCCTGGCGTTCACCATCACGCTTGATCCCGCCACCGGGCGCGTGACCTTCACCGACTACCGCGCGGTGTCCCAGCCATTCGGTACAGATCCCGACGGCGGCGAGGCCGTGTCGCTGACTGCCGGAATCGTCAGCCTGATAGCAACCATCACCGACAATGACGGCGACTTTCAGAGCGCGCGCCTCGACCTCGGCAGCAGGCTGAGCATCAGCGACGACGGCCCGACGATCAAGACCAACGGAACCGCGCCATCGCTGACGCTGAGTGAATCGCACCTGACCGCAACGCCGCTGGACGATAATATCGCGGGCTCGGCACCGGACCTGACGCTGACGACGACGTCAGCTGATTTTTCGACGGCATTCACCTCGATCCAGGGCGCGGACGGAGCGACAATCCGCTACGCGCTGACGATCACGGGCGGAAACGGCACAGCGTCAGGCTTGATCGACTCGCATACCGGCCTCGCCGACGTGCTGGTTCTGAATGGCAACACCATCGAAGGCCATGTCGGTACGACGACGGGCACCCTGGCGTTCAGCGTCGTGCTCAATCCGGTGACGGGTCAGGTGACCTTCACCGAGTACCGCGCGGTGAAGCAATCAGCCGACGGCAGCGGAGAAGGCGTCACGCTGTGCGCCGGAGTCGTAAACCTGGTTACCACCATCACGGACAAGGACGGCGACTTCCAGAACGCGAGCCTCGATCTTGGCACGCAGCTCACGATCACGGGCGATAGCCCGAGCATCAACACCAATGGCACCACGCCCTCGCTGACGTTGAGCGAGACGCATCTGACCGCAACGGCGTTCGACGATAACATCGCGGGGTCGGCGCCGAACGCGGGGCTGACGACGACGTCGGCCGACTTCTCGACGGCCTTCAGCTCAGTTCAGGGTGCAAACGGCGCGACCATCGGCTACGCGCTGACGATCACCGGCGGCAACGGAACGGCTTCGGGGCTGACCGACTCGCATACCGGCCTCGCCGATATGCTGGTACTGAATGGAAATACCGTCGAAGGGCATGTCGGAGGAACCAGCGGCGCACTGGCGTTCACCATCACGGTCAATCCGGCAACCGGACTCGTGACCTTCACCGAGTATCGGGCGGTGAAACAGCCGCTTGGCACCAGCCCGGACAACGGCGAAGGCATCGCGCTGGGCACCGGGCTCGTGAACCTGGTCGCGACCATCACCGACAATGACGGCAACTTCCAGAGCGCGAGCCTGGATCTCGGCACGCAACTGACGATGACCGACGACGGCCCGAGCATCAGGGCCAACGGCACCACGCCATCGCTGTCACTGAGTGAAACACATCTGACCGCGACGGTGTTCGACGACAACATCGCGGGCTCGGTGCCGAATGCGGCGCAGACGACGACGTCGACCAACTTCTCGACGGCGTTCACCTCGGTTCAAGGCGCGGATGGTGCGACGATCGCCTACGCGCTGGCGATCGCGAGCGGCGACGGCACGGCGTCGGGCCTCATCGACTCGCACACCGGCCTCGCCGACCTGCTGGTTCTCAACGGCAACACGATCGAGGGCCACGTCGGCGCAACCAATGGCACGCTGGCGTTCACCATCACGATTGATCCGGCCACGGGGCTTGTGACCTTCACCGAGTATCGGGCGGTGAAGCAGCCGTTCGGCACCAGCCCGGACGGCGGCGAAGGCGTGGCGCTTGCGGCCGGCATCGTGGGCCTGACTGCAACGATCACGGACAAGGACGGCGACTTCCAGAGCGCGAGCCTCGACCTCGGCACGCAACTGACCATCACAGATGACGGCCCGAGCATCAGGGCAAATGGCGCGACGCCGTCGCTGTCGTTGAGCGAGACTCATCTGACAGCAACAGTGTTCGATGACAATATCGCGGGCTCGGTGCCGAACGCGGCACTGACGACGACATCGACCAACTTCTCGACCGCGTTCACCTCGGTTCAAGGCGCCGACGGCGCGACCATCAACTACGCCCTCACAATCACCGGCGGCAGCGGCACCGCGTCGGGCCTGGTGGATTCGCATACTGGCCTCACCGACCTGCTGGTTCTCAACGGCAACACGATCGAGGGCCATGTCGGCGCGATCAACGGCACTCTGGCATTCACAATTACAATTGATCCGGTGACCGGGCTCGTCACCTTCACCGAGTATCGCGCGGTGAAGCAGCCGCTCGGCAGCAGCCCGGACAGCGGCGAAGGCGTGACGCTGGGCGCTGGGCTCGTGAACCTGGTCGCGACCATCACCGACAAGGACGGCGACTTCCAGAGCACGAGCCTCGACCTCGGCACGCAGCTGACCATTACCGACGATGGCCCGAGCATCACTGCGAATGGCAGGACGCCATCGCTGACGCTGAGCGAGACGCATCTGACCGCGACGACGCTGGACGACAATGTCGCGGGCTCCGCGCCGGATGCGTCGCAGACGATGACATCAGCCGACTTCTCAACGGCCTTCACTTCGGTTCAAGGCGCGGATGGCGCGTCGATCGGCTATGCGCTGACGATTTCCGGCGGCGACGGAACCCTGTCAGGTTTGATCGACTCGCACACCGGTCTCGCCGACGTGCTGGTCCTGAACGGCGACACCATCGAAGGCCATGTCGGCTCGACCACCGGCACGCTGGCGTTTGCTATCGAAGTCGACCCGGCGACCGGGCTCGTGACCTTCACCGAATTCCGCGCGGTAACGCAGCCCCTCGGCAGCAGCCCCGATGCCGGTGAAGGCGTTGCGCTTGCCGCCGGGACTGTCCACTTGGTTGCGACCATCACCGACAAGGACGGCGACTTCCAGAGCGCGAGCCTCGACCTCGGCAAGCAACTGACCATCACGGACGACGGGCCGACAATTGGCGGCTTCCCGGATACCGACATTTCCGGTCAGGACAATCAGATCGTCAACGGTACCTACAATATCAACTTCGGCGCGGATGGTGACGGCGCGATGTTCGTCGGCATCCACAACGGCGCAGTCGGCAGCACGGGATACGATCTGGCCACATCGAGCCTTGGCGGCGGTATCACCTCGGTTCACGTCACAGGAAACGGCGACGACTACACGTTCTACTATTCCACTCACGCGTTGAGCGGAGGTGTCGAGTTGGACGCCTACCTTGCGGATTCAGGCGGCCTGCTGGCCGATCCATATTTTAAGCTGATGATCAATCCCGATGGAACCTATTCCTTTGATCTCGAGAGCGTCGACGTGCTGAAGCAGGTCACCGTGACCGGCTCCACGTTCGGCGCCTCGGGCGGCGGCACGCCGTCGCTGACGGCTCCGGATGGAGAACTCGTGATCACCGGGTCGAGCAGCAGCGGTCAGGCGCTCGACGTCAAGGCATCGAACAACGGCATCGCAGTCGGCGATACCGGGCTGAGCATGGATCCTGCCGAGCAGTTGAACCTCGCATTTTCGCAGGAACAGCCGCAGATCAGCTTCATCTTCACTCAGTGGCAGGGTAACGGCACTGCAAGTGTGATCTTCAAGGTTCTGGACGGCAACGCCGACGTCCATGACTTCAACATCGATGTACCGAAGCCATCGGGCGGCACCACGAACGTCGTCGTGCAGGAAACGACGGACGCTTCGCTGCTGGATACTTTCAAGTTTGACAGCACGACGACGACCTATACGCTATATGTCGGAACGGCCTTCAATAAAGTGCAGGTCGACTACGATCACGCGGCAAGCGGAAACGCCACCTTCACGGTCAATAACATCACCTATAACGAGAAGACGACCATCCCGAGCACCGATCTGCTGTTCGATGTGTCTGCAACCGACAGGGACGGCGATACGGCTGCGACCAGCCTTCAGGTCGATATTCATGGCCTCACGACCGGGGCGGCTACTGCGATGCTCGGCGTGCAGCATGATCTGATCGTGTAG
- a CDS encoding FecR family protein translates to MRIRFIVQFLAGIVFTLVTLTSGPVQAQTEPAQPAVQNSTANFIGKVVAATGAVTIEHPSAVVVQAALSDQLPRAKVGDSVYMGDVVQTGADGRVAINFTDGTSFNLSSNAKMTMTEFVYDPNGKSNSTLFKLANGTFTFVAGNIAKTGDMKIDTPAATMGIRGTTPRIEISDDGTVRFATLVEEGKSKLLRKPATRVTPQREQNIYQKFNPHICRGC, encoded by the coding sequence GTGCGTATCCGTTTCATTGTTCAATTTCTCGCTGGCATCGTTTTCACGCTCGTCACATTGACGTCTGGCCCGGTGCAAGCGCAGACCGAGCCGGCCCAACCCGCGGTTCAGAACTCCACAGCGAACTTCATCGGGAAGGTCGTGGCAGCCACCGGTGCGGTCACGATCGAACATCCGAGCGCGGTTGTCGTTCAGGCCGCGCTGTCTGATCAATTGCCCCGGGCGAAGGTCGGCGACTCCGTCTATATGGGCGACGTGGTGCAGACCGGAGCCGATGGACGGGTCGCGATCAACTTCACTGACGGCACCTCGTTCAATCTGTCGAGCAACGCCAAGATGACGATGACTGAGTTTGTGTACGACCCCAACGGCAAGTCGAATTCGACCTTGTTCAAATTGGCCAATGGCACGTTCACCTTCGTTGCCGGCAATATCGCGAAGACCGGCGACATGAAGATCGACACTCCCGCCGCGACGATGGGAATTCGAGGCACCACGCCGCGCATCGAGATCTCCGACGATGGTACGGTCAGGTTCGCGACGCTCGTCGAAGAGGGCAAGAGCAAGCTCCTGAGGAAGCCCGCGACACGTGTGACGCCGCAACGCGAGCAAAATATCTATCAAAAGTTCAACCCGCACATCTGTCGAGGATGCTAG
- a CDS encoding tetratricopeptide repeat protein, with product MKPRAGTGASGGLTAVFILLLLASPAVAQSPKPKGGYLGDIGLCSGLTHTPVDARIDACTTLIDAGQDMTPAGLAIAYNNRGNAYAAKGDYDRAIGDFDRSIELNPTYTKPFNNRGVAYFKKRDYDRATEALDQAIKLNPNYGEAFANRARVFLRKNDYARAAQDYDQAIRLEPNLDGVWNGRCWSRAILGALQAALEDCNKALQSGPTNAATYDSRGLIYLKTGELGAAIDDYSSALRIDPKLASALYGRGLAKLKRGDKAGGNTDMAAAKALQGSIGDDFTRYGVQ from the coding sequence ATGAAGCCTCGTGCAGGTACCGGTGCGAGTGGTGGCCTGACGGCGGTCTTCATCCTGCTGTTGCTGGCATCGCCAGCGGTCGCGCAAAGCCCAAAGCCGAAGGGCGGTTATCTCGGGGACATCGGATTGTGCAGCGGCCTCACCCATACGCCCGTCGACGCTCGCATCGACGCGTGCACGACCCTGATCGACGCGGGGCAGGACATGACGCCTGCCGGCCTTGCGATCGCCTACAACAACCGCGGCAACGCCTATGCTGCCAAGGGAGACTACGATCGCGCCATCGGGGATTTTGATCGATCGATCGAGCTCAATCCTACCTACACCAAGCCGTTCAACAACCGCGGCGTGGCTTACTTCAAGAAGCGCGACTACGATCGCGCGACCGAGGCTTTGGATCAGGCCATCAAGCTCAACCCGAACTACGGCGAGGCCTTTGCCAACCGCGCGCGCGTCTTTCTGAGGAAAAATGACTATGCCCGCGCGGCGCAGGATTACGATCAGGCGATCCGCCTCGAGCCGAACCTAGATGGCGTGTGGAATGGACGCTGCTGGAGCCGGGCCATCCTCGGCGCGCTGCAAGCGGCGCTGGAGGATTGCAACAAGGCCCTTCAATCGGGGCCGACCAACGCCGCGACCTACGATTCGCGTGGCCTGATCTACCTGAAGACGGGCGAGCTTGGCGCGGCGATCGACGACTATAGCTCCGCACTTCGCATCGATCCGAAACTGGCCAGCGCGCTCTACGGCCGCGGGCTGGCCAAGCTGAAACGGGGCGACAAGGCTGGCGGCAACACCGACATGGCGGCCGCCAAAGCGCTTCAGGGCAGCATCGGCGACGACTTCACACGTTACGGCGTGCAATAG
- a CDS encoding IS91 family transposase — MTRSDIRSNRPAIEIADILCRHGDAYRRVHAGHLGRVERRVMSAIVACRTEALGGHMQACDDCGTTRVAYNSCRNRHCPKCQGRARAAWLAARQADLLPVPYFHVVFTLPAPIAAIAFQNKAVVYAILFKAAAEAMTTLAANPRRLGGAIGGVAVLHTWGQTLMHHPHVHCVVPGGGLSPDGARWTACRPNFFLAVKPLSRLFRTLFLKRLSAAFNSGALRFFGDLGALAEPAAFAAHLDAMRRINWVVYAKRPFGGPAQVLAYLGRYTHRVAIANSRLVALDDDHVAFSWKDYRQNSATKIMNLKPDEFIRRFLLHTLPDGFHRIRHFGFMANRHRAAKLALCRELLDHERTAPNDGQPSPVDSEAQTRAEVPACPDCGGVMRIIERFRHSFRRPSPRTSPFRCDTS, encoded by the coding sequence ATGACCCGCTCCGACATCCGCTCCAACAGGCCCGCCATCGAGATTGCCGATATTCTGTGCCGGCATGGCGACGCCTATCGCCGTGTACATGCCGGTCATCTGGGGCGGGTCGAGCGGCGCGTGATGAGCGCGATCGTTGCGTGCCGGACCGAGGCGCTCGGCGGCCACATGCAGGCTTGCGACGACTGCGGCACGACACGCGTTGCCTATAATTCCTGCCGCAATCGGCACTGTCCGAAGTGTCAGGGGAGAGCCCGAGCCGCGTGGCTCGCCGCGCGTCAAGCCGACCTGCTTCCGGTTCCCTATTTCCACGTCGTCTTTACACTTCCCGCACCGATCGCCGCGATCGCTTTCCAGAACAAGGCCGTCGTCTATGCCATCCTGTTCAAGGCTGCCGCCGAGGCGATGACGACGCTCGCCGCCAATCCACGCCGGCTCGGCGGTGCGATCGGCGGCGTCGCCGTCCTCCACACCTGGGGACAGACGCTGATGCATCATCCCCACGTCCATTGCGTCGTTCCGGGTGGCGGCCTCTCGCCCGATGGCGCGCGCTGGACCGCTTGCCGACCGAACTTCTTCCTGGCCGTCAAACCGTTGTCCAGACTATTTCGCACACTTTTTCTCAAACGTCTGTCGGCAGCCTTCAACTCCGGTGCCTTGCGTTTCTTCGGCGATCTCGGAGCTCTGGCCGAGCCGGCTGCCTTTGCGGCCCACCTCGACGCCATGCGACGCATCAACTGGGTTGTTTACGCCAAGCGGCCCTTCGGCGGACCCGCACAGGTCCTGGCCTATCTCGGCCGCTACACCCATCGCGTCGCGATCGCCAACAGCCGGCTCGTCGCACTCGACGACGATCATGTCGCCTTCTCATGGAAGGACTATCGCCAAAACAGCGCGACAAAGATCATGAATCTCAAGCCCGATGAGTTCATTCGCCGTTTCCTGCTTCATACGCTGCCTGACGGCTTCCACCGCATCCGCCACTTCGGCTTCATGGCCAACCGCCATCGCGCTGCCAAGCTCGCCCTTTGCCGCGAACTTCTCGATCATGAGCGAACAGCCCCAAACGATGGCCAGCCGTCGCCTGTGGATTCGGAGGCTCAAACCCGGGCCGAGGTTCCTGCCTGTCCCGATTGTGGTGGCGTCATGCGCATCATTGAGCGCTTTCGACATAGCTTCAGACGCCCCAGCCCTCGAACATCACCGTTCCGATGCGACACATCGTGA